The following proteins are encoded in a genomic region of Micromonospora olivasterospora:
- a CDS encoding type I restriction-modification system subunit M: MAVTQQEIENRLWDAADELRVAMPEAQYSSVVFPLMFWKYLSDTWEHRHQEFLADNEGLGGLSAEEAHEIEYRDYQSFEIPFIHPGTVQQRRASWSSILATITQPGLGQRVRASLQAIETANPDKFSRLFGSMTWTSEEVLSGEVLAAVMQAMDRTPKMHEGNMSHDVLGGAYEYLLKRFSDGSGTRAGQFFTPREVVELIVEVLAPKSFESVYDPTCGSGGMLIASANLLKAHGGRGYTLRLYGQEAVADTAGVARMNLFMHNLTQFQVEVGDTLKDPRFKKPDGSLAQFDVIVANPPYSLKWKPWTKDPRAIGGVAPQSSADWAFVQHMIASMDPKKGRAGVVLPNGVL, from the coding sequence ATGGCAGTGACCCAGCAGGAGATCGAGAACCGGTTGTGGGACGCCGCCGACGAGCTGCGCGTGGCGATGCCTGAAGCGCAATACTCCTCGGTCGTCTTCCCGCTGATGTTCTGGAAGTACCTGTCGGATACCTGGGAGCACCGCCACCAGGAGTTCCTGGCCGACAACGAGGGCCTGGGCGGCCTCTCCGCCGAGGAAGCCCACGAGATCGAGTACCGCGACTACCAGTCGTTCGAGATCCCGTTCATCCATCCCGGCACCGTCCAGCAGCGTCGTGCCTCCTGGTCGTCCATTCTCGCTACCATCACCCAGCCCGGCCTCGGCCAGCGGGTCCGTGCCTCCCTGCAAGCCATCGAGACAGCCAACCCTGACAAGTTCTCCCGCCTGTTCGGGTCCATGACCTGGACCTCTGAAGAGGTGCTGTCGGGGGAAGTGTTGGCGGCGGTCATGCAGGCGATGGACCGCACCCCAAAGATGCACGAGGGCAACATGTCCCACGACGTGCTCGGTGGGGCGTACGAGTACCTGCTGAAGCGGTTCTCTGACGGGTCCGGCACCCGCGCCGGTCAGTTCTTCACCCCGCGCGAGGTCGTCGAGCTAATCGTCGAAGTTCTAGCCCCCAAGAGCTTCGAGTCGGTGTACGACCCGACCTGCGGGTCGGGCGGCATGCTCATCGCCTCCGCGAACCTCCTGAAGGCCCACGGCGGGCGTGGCTACACGCTCCGCCTGTACGGGCAGGAGGCCGTAGCGGACACCGCGGGTGTGGCACGCATGAACCTCTTCATGCACAACCTCACCCAGTTCCAGGTCGAGGTCGGCGACACCCTGAAGGACCCGCGCTTCAAAAAGCCGGACGGGTCGCTCGCGCAATTCGACGTGATCGTCGCCAACCCGCCCTACAGCCTGAAGTGGAAGCCCTGGACCAAGGACCCTCGCGCCATCGGCGGTGTCGCTCCGCAGTCGTCGGCGGACTGGGCGTTCGTGCAGCACATGATCGCCAGCATGGACCCGAAGAAGGGGCGCGCTGGCGTCGTCCTGCCTAACGGCGTCCTCTGA